In Scyliorhinus canicula chromosome 18, sScyCan1.1, whole genome shotgun sequence, a single window of DNA contains:
- the LOC119953247 gene encoding cortexin-1-like: protein MNDTATMNDVSTVDDELLASTTMDLHGDHIYSVPMGVEQKTVFAFVIFLLVFLIILVVRCFRILLDPYSRMPASSWSDSKDGLERGQFDYALV, encoded by the coding sequence ATGAATGATACTGCCACAATGAATGACGTGTCTACAGTAGATGATGAACTGCTGGCTTCAACGACTATGGACCTCCATGGGGACCACATCTACTCGGTGCCCATGGGAGTCGAACAAAAAACCGTATTCGCTTTTGTGATTTTCTTATTGGTTTTCCTGATTATTCTGGTGGTGCGGTGTTTTCGGATATTGCTGGACCCCTACAGCAGGATGCCTGCTTCATCATGGTCTGACAGCAAGGATGGACTGGAGAGGGGACAGTTCGACTATGCCTTGGTGTGA